GGCCGAGAGCGTCGTCTTCCCCGTCCCGGAGAGACCGAAGAGGAGCGACGAGGCCCCGGTCTCCGGGTCGGTCGTCGCCGAGCAGTGCATCGAGAGCACGTCCCGCCTCGGCATGAGGTAGTTCATGATCGTGAACACACCCTTCTTCATCTCCCCCGCGTACTCGGTCCCGAGGATGCAGGCCTCGTTGTCCGCGAAGGAGAGGTCCACGCTAGTCGGGGAGGTGACGCCCTCCACGGAGGGATCCGCCGCCTCCTGGCCCGCGTTGTAGACGACGAAATCGGGCTCGCCGAACGTCGCCAGCTCCGCGGGCGTGGGGCGGATGAGCATGTTGTGCATGAAGAGGGCGTGGTACGGGCGGTTGCAGATGATCCGCACGTTGAGGCGGTACTCCGGGTCCCAGCCCGCGAAACCGTCGATGACGTAGAGGAGATCCTGCCGGTTCAGGAAGGCCCGGACGCGCGCCCGGTTCCGCAGGAAGCTCTCGCGCTCGAGGGGGAAGTTGACCGGACCCCACCAGACATCCCGCTCGGTCTCCGGATCGCACACCACGTGCTTGTCGTTCGGCGAGCGGCCGGTCTTGGCGCCGGAGAAAGCCACGAGCGCTCCGTTCGCCGCCTGGACCGCGCCGGGTTCGCGTCCGCTCAGGGCATCCGCGTAAGTCTCATCGACGGACGGATTCCGCTTGATGCGGGTGACGGTGATCCCGTGCGCGCTGAGGTCGAAGGTTCGATCGATGGTTCCGATCTCCGCTGTCTTGGTCGCCATGTGTCAGAATCGCCATATTCAAGGGAGGATCGGCGCCGGCGACGGACCACGGATTCGGACGTGTCCCGCGCGCCGGATCGAATCGGCGCCGACCGTCCGATTCAGGGGCAATCTGTTAAAATAAGCCTTCAGACTTGAGATGACTACCGAAACGGGGGAATCCTCATGACCGGGCGCATACAATTCAACCCCTCCTCTACTCGTTCGCTGCGGCGCGGACTCGTGACCGCGCTCTGCGGGCTGGCGGCGCTGTGGACGGCGCCGGCGGCGCCGATGGCCGCCCAGGAAGCGGACGACCCGCCGTGGCGCTGGTCCGAAGCGCGCGTGTTCGAGGCCGTTAACCGGGTACGGGCCGGGCGCGACCTGAACCCGGACTCGTGGCCGGACGGCGGCCGCGTCGCCGTGCTGCTCTCCTTCGACGTGGACAACGAGACGGTCTGGCTGCGGAACGGCGACACCAACGTGGGCGGGCTCTCGCAGGGGGAGTACGGCTCGCGCGTCGCCCTCGGCCGCGTCATCGACCTGCTCGACGAGTACGGGATCGCCGCCTCGTTCTTCGGCCCCGCGCTCAGCTTCAGCCTGGCGCCGCACCAGGTCGACATGATCCAGGCCTCGGGCCGCCACGAGATCGGCGTCCACGGCTGGATCCACGAGCGCAACGCCACGCTCCCGCGCGATGAGGAGGAGCGCCTGCTGCGCATGGCCATCGAGCGGCTGACGGAACTCACGGGCGAACGCCCGGTCGGCTACCGCGCGCCGTCGTGGAACTTCAGCGACTCGACGCTCGACCTCCTGCTCGAGATGGACTTCCTGTACGACTCCTCGCTCATGGCGGACGACCGACCCTACGAGATCAACCAGAACGGCGAGCCCACGGGGCTCGTCGAACTCCCGGTGGACTGGATCCTGGACGACGCGCCGCTCTTCAACCCGCTCGGCGACCGCTACTCCAACCCGCGCGAGGTGCTGGAGGTGTACAAGGACGAGTTCGACGTGGCCTGGGAGGAGGGGACGATGTTCCTCCTCACCATGCACCCGCACTACATCGGGCACCGCTCCCGGATCGTGATCCTGCGCGAACTCATAGAGCACATGCGCTCGAAGCCCGGCGTCTGGTTCGGAACGCACCGCGAAGCCGTCGAGTGGGTCCGCGCCCAGGCATCGATGCCCTAGCCGCTAGCGCGGAGCGGTCGCCTCGAGCAGGTCCAGGATGAAGGCGAACTCGAAGGCGAGTTCCTCGTACCGGCGGTCGCGGCCCGAGCCGCCGCCGTGGCCCGCATCCATGTGCGTCTTGAGGAGCAGGCGATTCTCGTCCGTCTTCGTCGCTCGCAGCTTCGCGACCCACTTCGCGGGCTCCCAATACTGCACCTGCGAGTCGTGGAGCCCCGTCGTGACGAGCAGGTTCGGGTAGTCCTTCGCCTCCACCTGGTCGTAGGGGGAGTAGGAGAGCATGTAGCGGTACGACTCGAGGTCCGCCGGGTTGCCCCACTCGTCCCATTCGAAGGTCGTGAGCGGGATCGACTCGTCCAGCATCGTCGTCACGACGTCGACGAAGGGCACGTGCGCGACGACGCCCCGGAACAGTTCCGGCCGCATGTTCACGACCGCGCCCATGAGCAGACCCCCGGCGCTCCCGCCGCGGGCGAAGAGCTTCTCGGGACTCGTGTAGCCTTCCGCGACGAGGAAATCCGCCGCGTCCACGTAGTCGGTGAAGGTGTTCTTCTTGTTGAACATCTTCCCGTCCTCGTACCACGCCCGGCCCAGTTCCTGTCCGCCGCGGATATGGGCGATCGCGTACACGAATCCGCGGTCGAGAAGACTCAGGCGCGTCGAGGAGAAGGTGGGCTCCATGCTCGCACCGTATGAGCCGTAGGCGTAGAGGAGGAGGGGGTTGTCACCGTCCTTCTCGAGACCGCTCCGGTAAACGAGGGACACCGGGACTTCCACGGCGCCGTCGCGGGCGGGGGCATGCAGTCGCTCCACCACGTACTCCGCGCGGTCGTAGCCGCCGAGCACTTCGTCCTCCTTGAGCAGCGTGCGCTCGCGGGTGGACATATCGTAGTCGTAGACGGAACGCGGCGCCGAGAGCGACGTGTACCCGTAGCGAAGGATGTTCGTGTCCAGTTCGGGGTTGGCCGACAGCGAGGCCAGGTAGGCCGGCTCGTCGAACGCGATCTGGTGCTCTTCCCCTTCCCACGCGCGGACGCGCAGACGGGTGAGCCCTCCCGCGCGCTCCGAGAGCACGAGGTAGTCCCGGAACAGTTCGAACCCCTGGAGGAAGACGTCGCTCCGGTGCGGGACGACCGTCTCCCAGTTGTCCGTCGCCGTCCCGTCCACGGGAGTCCGCATGAGCTTGAAGTTCTCGGCGCCGTCGAGGTTCGTCCGGATGTAGAAGTGGTCCCCGAAGTGGTCGAAGCGGTGCTCGTGCCCGCGCTCGCGCGGGAGGAAGAGGGTGAATTCGCCCTCGGGGTTCGTCGCGTCGAGGAAGCGGTGCTCGTCCATCACGGTGTGTGAGGAGGAGATGACGAGGTACCTCTTCGACTTCGTCTTGCGGACGCCCGAGCTGAACTCCTCGTCGTCCTCCTGGTACACGAGCACGTCGTCCGCGGGATCGGTGCCGAGCCGGTGCCGGTAGATCTGGTATGAGCGCAGGGTGCCGGGATCCCGCTTCGTGTAGAAGAGCGTCTGGTCGTCCTCGGCCCATACCATGTTGCCGGAGGCGCCCTCGATCGCTTCCGGGTAGTCCTCCCCCGTGGCGAGATTCCGGACCCGGATGGTGTAGATGCGGCGTCCGCGGGTGTCCTCGGCCCACGCCATCAGGTCGCCGTCGGAGCTGACCTCGGGGAAGGCGGCGTAGTAGTCGTGGCCCTCGGCGAGCGGATTGACGTCGAGGATGACTTCCTCGTCCGCGTCGAGAGACCCGCGCTTCCGGGCGTAGATCGGGTAGTCCCGGCCGTCCTCGGTGCGGCTGTAGTAGAAGAAGTCGCCCTCTCTCACCGGCACGGAGAGGTCGGTCTGCTGGATCCGTCCCTTGATCTCCTCGAACAGCTCCGCCTGGAGACCCTCCGTGTGCGCCATCAGCGCGTCGGTATAGCCGTTCTCCGCCTCGAGGTATGCGATGACCTCGGGATTCTCGCGCTGGTTGAGCCAGTAGTAGTTGTCGACTCGTGTGTGCCCGTGCGTCTCCAGTTGTTCCGGGATCACGCGTGCGACGGGGGGCGCGACCCCGGCGTCGGCCGGGGATTCGGAGGCGGGATCGGCCCCCTCCCCGGTGCAACCGGCGGCCTGAACGCTCACGGCGAGCAGCGCCGTAATGAGGGAAAAACGGTCATGGCATGCTGCCTTCGCTCGCGGCATCGACGACTCCTTCGTGAGTGAATGCTCCTCAGCAGGGCTGGGCCTCCATGATTCTGGCCGGCGTCTCCGACCTCGCTCGAAACGGGTTGATCACGCGGACGCCACCGAAGTCATGTCCGTGCTGCAGGTCTTCGGTCAAGAGTACGGAGCACCCGCAGGATTGCGCCGCGGCCACGATGAGGGCGTCCCACCAAGAAACCGCGTGCTGATCCTGTAGCACCCACGCTCGTTCCAGAATACGGGCGTCGGTCGCCACCGGCCGCCAGGCGATGAGATCCCGAACGATTTCGCGAACCTCGGCGGGGTCGTACGCGAGACGCTCCTTCCGGGTGAGGGTCACGTAGAATTCCTGAAGAACCTGAAAGCTCAAGCGTCCGGTCCGCGAACGCGCAAGGAAGGTGATCCATTCCTCGGCACAGGCCTGCTTCGAGGGATCGCTCTCGTCATGCCGGTAGACGAAGATGTTCGTGTCAACGAAGACCTGGGCGATCATACAGCTCCTCTCGAGTGGGTCTGCGGCCCTGGGGCCAGTCGATCTTGCGAGGCTGCCGAGCGAGGTAACGCTTCATCGCGACCTCGTAGTCGTCCTCTCGGCGCCGCGTCCGCTCCAGTAGCTCGCAGATCCATTTCGAGACGCTCCGGTCGTCCTCGGCCGCCTTGACCCGCAGCCACCGGGCCACATCTTCGGGCAGTGTGATCGTGATGTTCTTCACGTCCTGTTCTCCTCAAGCAAAAAGCGACACGAATATCGTGAAACACGAAAACCGTGTCAAACAGACCGAAATGCTGGCGGCGCTGGTTCTGGCGCTCCTGGCGGGGTTCGGGTGCGCTCCGGCGCCGGTCGCGGACAGTGCGGCGGAGGCTGTCTATCCGGGCGCGTCGTGGGAGCGGATCACGGATCCGGCGGTGGCCGGGTTCTCGGCCGAGGCGCTGGACGCGATCCATCCCTACGTCGAGGGGATCAACACCTCGGCGGTGATGGCCGTGGTCGGGGGACGGGTGGTGTTCGAGCACGGACCGGTGGATTCGCTGAGCTATCTCGCCTCTGTGCGGAAGAGCATCCTTGCCATGCTGTACGGGAACTACGTGGCGGACGGAACCATCGACCTCGAACTCACCCTCGAGGATCTCGGTATGGACGACGTGCAGGGCCTCCTCCCGATCGAGAAGCGCGCCCGCGTCCTCGA
The Candidatus Palauibacter polyketidifaciens genome window above contains:
- a CDS encoding polysaccharide deacetylase, whose amino-acid sequence is MTALCGLAALWTAPAAPMAAQEADDPPWRWSEARVFEAVNRVRAGRDLNPDSWPDGGRVAVLLSFDVDNETVWLRNGDTNVGGLSQGEYGSRVALGRVIDLLDEYGIAASFFGPALSFSLAPHQVDMIQASGRHEIGVHGWIHERNATLPRDEEERLLRMAIERLTELTGERPVGYRAPSWNFSDSTLDLLLEMDFLYDSSLMADDRPYEINQNGEPTGLVELPVDWILDDAPLFNPLGDRYSNPREVLEVYKDEFDVAWEEGTMFLLTMHPHYIGHRSRIVILRELIEHMRSKPGVWFGTHREAVEWVRAQASMP
- a CDS encoding S9 family peptidase encodes the protein MSVQAAGCTGEGADPASESPADAGVAPPVARVIPEQLETHGHTRVDNYYWLNQRENPEVIAYLEAENGYTDALMAHTEGLQAELFEEIKGRIQQTDLSVPVREGDFFYYSRTEDGRDYPIYARKRGSLDADEEVILDVNPLAEGHDYYAAFPEVSSDGDLMAWAEDTRGRRIYTIRVRNLATGEDYPEAIEGASGNMVWAEDDQTLFYTKRDPGTLRSYQIYRHRLGTDPADDVLVYQEDDEEFSSGVRKTKSKRYLVISSSHTVMDEHRFLDATNPEGEFTLFLPRERGHEHRFDHFGDHFYIRTNLDGAENFKLMRTPVDGTATDNWETVVPHRSDVFLQGFELFRDYLVLSERAGGLTRLRVRAWEGEEHQIAFDEPAYLASLSANPELDTNILRYGYTSLSAPRSVYDYDMSTRERTLLKEDEVLGGYDRAEYVVERLHAPARDGAVEVPVSLVYRSGLEKDGDNPLLLYAYGSYGASMEPTFSSTRLSLLDRGFVYAIAHIRGGQELGRAWYEDGKMFNKKNTFTDYVDAADFLVAEGYTSPEKLFARGGSAGGLLMGAVVNMRPELFRGVVAHVPFVDVVTTMLDESIPLTTFEWDEWGNPADLESYRYMLSYSPYDQVEAKDYPNLLVTTGLHDSQVQYWEPAKWVAKLRATKTDENRLLLKTHMDAGHGGGSGRDRRYEELAFEFAFILDLLEATAPR
- a CDS encoding PIN domain-containing protein; protein product: MIAQVFVDTNIFVYRHDESDPSKQACAEEWITFLARSRTGRLSFQVLQEFYVTLTRKERLAYDPAEVREIVRDLIAWRPVATDARILERAWVLQDQHAVSWWDALIVAAAQSCGCSVLLTEDLQHGHDFGGVRVINPFRARSETPARIMEAQPC
- a CDS encoding serine hydrolase codes for the protein MKHENRVKQTEMLAALVLALLAGFGCAPAPVADSAAEAVYPGASWERITDPAVAGFSAEALDAIHPYVEGINTSAVMAVVGGRVVFEHGPVDSLSYLASVRKSILAMLYGNYVADGTIDLELTLEDLGMDDVQGLLPIEKRARVLDLVTARSGVYHPASNAGDNLADAPPRGSQEPGTYYLYSNWDFNAA